Proteins from a genomic interval of Rhodococcus rhodochrous:
- a CDS encoding DUF3349 domain-containing protein, protein MALPPFLASIVEWLRAGYPEGVPEQDYVPLFALLARRLSDEEVAQVADTLIEDGDLSINRIDIAVLISKITNNMPSPDDVDRVRRQLEAGGWDTTQYDL, encoded by the coding sequence GCCCTCCCGCCGTTTCTCGCTTCCATCGTCGAGTGGCTCCGTGCCGGTTACCCCGAAGGGGTGCCGGAACAGGACTACGTACCCCTTTTCGCACTTCTCGCGCGGCGCCTGTCCGACGAGGAGGTCGCCCAGGTCGCCGACACTCTGATCGAGGACGGTGACCTCTCGATCAACCGCATCGACATCGCGGTCCTGATCAGCAAGATCACCAACAACATGCCGTCGCCCGACGACGTGGACCGGGTCCGCCGCCAGCTCGAGGCGGGCGGATGGGACACGACACAATACGATCTGTGA